A window from Sinanaerobacter sp. ZZT-01 encodes these proteins:
- a CDS encoding MarR family transcriptional regulator, whose amino-acid sequence MAVKELEESYVPFQCMIVSDSNRFNVEGVSTAQYYILDTLYKQGAKTTKELAEMRGISQSGISKLTKRLLDKKYIIQERQTNDRRFYNIILTKEGKAFLNRVEDFGNEIMNLIEEALTEEEVHTFSMMCKRITSLYAKK is encoded by the coding sequence ATGGCTGTCAAAGAATTAGAGGAAAGTTATGTTCCCTTTCAATGCATGATTGTATCCGATTCAAATCGCTTCAATGTTGAGGGCGTTTCAACGGCACAATACTATATACTTGATACACTCTATAAGCAGGGGGCAAAAACCACCAAAGAACTTGCTGAAATGAGAGGTATCTCACAATCTGGTATTTCAAAATTAACAAAGCGTCTGCTGGATAAAAAATATATAATTCAGGAAAGGCAGACGAATGACCGCCGCTTTTACAATATTATTCTTACTAAAGAGGGAAAAGCTTTTTTAAATCGTGTAGAAGATTTTGGAAATGAAATCATGAACCTGATTGAAGAAGCATTAACAGAGGAAGAAGTGCACACTTTTTCAATGATGTGCAAAAGAATTACGAGCTTATACGCAAAAAAGTAA
- a CDS encoding MBL fold metallo-hydrolase gives MITKFTDRIYYMPNDDKTDRPLLGLICGDKDSLVVDAGNSPAHANEFLMEVSKLDIPPLKYLVLTHWHWDHVFGIETMNLITVCNNKTKEKLDIMQKLSWDDLMLDERVGKGEEIEFCSKMIKLEMPDRDGFKTGNADIIFKENLEIDLGAIHCTIDNIGGCHSEDSTVIFIPEEKTLFLGDCICEDIYSGEWSYSRDKLLPMINKIKKYDASYYLTSHHHPESKEEFFDYLNDLIRIGNFVGNECSKNEVIERYTQFYGKAPNEDEICNIYSFIHGNLKDRA, from the coding sequence ATGATTACTAAGTTTACCGATAGAATTTATTACATGCCAAATGACGATAAGACGGATAGACCTTTATTGGGGTTAATCTGTGGCGACAAAGATAGCTTAGTTGTAGATGCCGGCAATTCTCCGGCACATGCGAATGAGTTTTTGATGGAGGTCAGCAAATTAGATATTCCACCGCTAAAGTATTTAGTTCTGACTCACTGGCATTGGGATCATGTCTTTGGGATAGAAACCATGAACTTAATTACAGTTTGCAATAATAAAACAAAAGAAAAGCTGGATATAATGCAAAAATTGTCATGGGATGATCTTATGTTGGATGAGCGAGTAGGAAAGGGAGAGGAAATCGAGTTTTGCAGTAAAATGATAAAACTTGAAATGCCGGATCGCGATGGTTTTAAAACAGGTAATGCAGATATAATATTTAAAGAAAATTTAGAGATTGATCTGGGGGCAATTCACTGCACAATTGATAATATTGGAGGTTGTCATTCAGAAGACTCTACTGTTATTTTTATTCCTGAAGAAAAAACATTATTTTTAGGTGACTGCATTTGTGAAGATATTTATAGCGGTGAATGGAGTTACAGTAGAGATAAATTATTACCGATGATAAATAAAATAAAAAAATATGATGCATCCTATTATCTTACATCGCATCATCACCCGGAAAGTAAAGAAGAATTTTTTGATTATCTTAATGATCTTATCCGAATCGGTAATTTTGTTGGGAATGAGTGTAGCAAAAATGAAGTAATTGAGCGATACACTCAATTTTATGGTAAAGCCCCTAATGAAGATGAAATTTGTAATATTTACAGTTTTATTCATGGCAATCTGAAAGACAGGGCTTAA
- a CDS encoding excinuclease ABC subunit UvrA, whose amino-acid sequence MSDHYIKVSGARARNLKNINLSIPKKEITVFTGVSGSGKSSLVFDTIAAESQRQLNETYTSFIRHRMPHYGKPDVDSIENLSVAFIINQKRLGGNARSTVGTITDIYSVLRLLFSRIGEPFVGYSNVFSFNNPSGMCEHCEGLGRIETIDIERLLDKNKSLNEGAIRFPTFEPGGWRLTRYIYSGFFDNNKKLKDYSSEELELLLYADGIKVKNPTPEWHKTSLYEGLIPRIERSFLKKEDGEKVRYGKKIERFVAKQDCPHCHGTRLNNKVLSCKVNEKNIAECANMQISELLNFVQSVDAPIAAPIISELVNRIHHMVSIGLGYLSLSRETSTLSGGESQRIKMVSQLGSSLTDLTYIFDEPSIGLHPHDISKINELMRLLRDKGNTVLIVEHDPDMIKIADHVIDMGPGAGTHGGEIVYQGTLDGLKTAGTLTGKHLSYCPELKPNTRAPKGWLSIQNATMHNLKNLSVDIPKGVMTVVTGVAGSGKSSLINGVLPQLYPETIFIDQKGIQASKRSNLATFTGIFDRIRKLFAKKNGVSASLFNFNSQGACPSCKGLGVTYTDLAFMDTIVTVCEECHGNRYTDEVLAYDLRGKNIADILKMTVMEALEFFQEKEVVAVLKRLSDVGITYVSLGQPLSTLSGGELQRIKLASELENGGQIYVLDEPSTGLHMADIKQLIHIMNHLVDQNSTLIVIEHNLDIICQADWIIDIGPYAGQNGGEIMFTGLPKDLINCPDSFTGKHLKQYLNEKQEVN is encoded by the coding sequence ATGTCTGATCATTATATTAAAGTATCCGGTGCAAGAGCGCGAAATCTAAAAAATATAAATCTCTCGATACCAAAAAAAGAAATTACGGTTTTTACAGGTGTTTCCGGTTCCGGTAAATCATCTTTGGTTTTCGATACAATAGCGGCAGAATCACAAAGGCAATTAAATGAAACCTACACCAGTTTTATCCGCCACCGTATGCCTCATTACGGAAAGCCCGATGTGGATAGTATCGAAAATTTGTCCGTAGCCTTTATTATCAATCAAAAAAGATTAGGTGGTAATGCCCGATCAACGGTTGGAACAATCACAGATATTTATTCTGTATTACGTTTATTGTTCTCTCGAATTGGAGAACCATTTGTAGGTTATTCCAATGTTTTTTCATTCAACAATCCGTCGGGAATGTGCGAACATTGCGAGGGTTTGGGAAGAATTGAAACCATTGATATTGAAAGACTGTTAGATAAAAATAAATCCTTAAATGAGGGAGCTATCCGTTTTCCAACTTTTGAACCCGGTGGCTGGCGATTAACACGATATATTTATTCAGGCTTTTTTGATAACAATAAAAAATTGAAAGACTATTCTTCGGAGGAATTGGAGCTGTTACTTTACGCCGATGGAATTAAAGTTAAAAATCCCACCCCCGAGTGGCATAAAACCTCCTTATATGAGGGCTTGATTCCACGCATTGAGCGGAGTTTTCTAAAAAAAGAAGATGGCGAAAAGGTCAGATATGGAAAAAAAATTGAACGGTTTGTTGCAAAACAGGATTGTCCCCACTGTCATGGAACACGCTTGAATAATAAAGTATTATCTTGCAAAGTGAACGAAAAAAATATTGCGGAATGTGCAAATATGCAAATTAGTGAGCTTTTGAATTTTGTTCAATCTGTTGATGCTCCTATAGCTGCACCAATTATTTCGGAACTTGTGAATCGGATTCATCACATGGTGTCCATAGGACTGGGTTATTTAAGTTTAAGCAGAGAAACCTCTACACTTTCAGGTGGAGAGTCGCAAAGAATTAAAATGGTTAGCCAGCTTGGCAGCAGTTTGACCGACCTCACTTACATTTTTGATGAACCGAGTATCGGGCTTCACCCTCATGACATAAGTAAAATCAACGAGCTTATGAGGCTGTTACGTGACAAAGGAAATACCGTTTTGATTGTAGAGCATGATCCGGACATGATAAAAATTGCAGACCATGTTATTGATATGGGACCGGGCGCAGGAACCCACGGTGGGGAAATTGTATATCAAGGAACTTTAGATGGACTGAAGACAGCAGGTACGCTTACAGGAAAGCATTTATCCTATTGTCCCGAACTAAAACCAAATACGCGTGCTCCGAAAGGTTGGCTTTCCATTCAAAATGCAACTATGCATAATTTAAAGAATCTTTCGGTCGATATACCAAAAGGAGTAATGACTGTTGTAACCGGAGTTGCCGGTTCAGGAAAAAGTTCGCTTATTAATGGGGTATTGCCACAGTTATATCCAGAAACTATTTTTATTGACCAGAAAGGAATTCAAGCATCAAAACGTTCCAACCTCGCGACATTTACCGGTATCTTTGACCGTATCCGGAAATTATTTGCAAAAAAGAATGGCGTAAGCGCCTCTCTATTCAATTTTAATTCACAAGGTGCTTGTCCCTCCTGTAAAGGTCTGGGCGTTACTTATACAGATCTGGCATTTATGGATACAATCGTTACCGTGTGTGAAGAATGTCATGGAAACCGCTATACGGATGAAGTGCTTGCTTATGACCTAAGAGGAAAGAACATTGCTGATATTCTTAAAATGACAGTTATGGAAGCCTTAGAATTTTTTCAGGAAAAAGAAGTCGTAGCCGTTCTGAAACGACTTTCGGACGTTGGCATCACTTATGTTTCTTTGGGACAACCCCTAAGCACGCTTTCAGGGGGTGAATTACAGCGGATTAAACTCGCTTCCGAGCTTGAAAACGGTGGTCAGATTTATGTATTGGATGAACCATCTACAGGTCTGCATATGGCTGATATCAAACAGTTGATTCATATAATGAATCACCTTGTAGACCAAAATTCCACTCTCATTGTTATAGAACACAATTTAGATATTATCTGTCAAGCAGATTGGATTATTGACATAGGTCCCTATGCAGGACAAAATGGTGGTGAAATTATGTTTACAGGATTACCAAAAGATTTAATCAACTGTCCGGATTCTTTTACTGGAAAGCACCTAAAACAGTATCTTAATGAAAAACAGGAGGTTAACTGA